A region of Armatimonadota bacterium DNA encodes the following proteins:
- a CDS encoding phosphotransferase, translating into MSDTTSGVALARAQMAQAGSTLGRLHKCLRRVRSTFRDISEEWLALDEGRKRTALERYLATIARREEQDDFDRRTATLLQRRLELLPKAVALLASLPPLTRQVVHGDYSVWNILFRDAELAAVVDFRPPEPFLPAFEIGRAALNPETMTAGPWLDKALAFVEEYCRANPDIALSDIRFAPHVWAIQLVRSEYGVRQHYFRPLEQQADLDRFWFQRCETAEVILDNLDEISECFVSAWERGRGRT; encoded by the coding sequence CCTCTGGTGTCGCGCTCGCGCGCGCGCAGATGGCGCAGGCCGGCAGCACCCTCGGACGGCTGCACAAGTGCCTGCGGCGGGTGCGGTCGACCTTCCGGGACATCTCGGAGGAGTGGCTCGCTCTCGATGAGGGGCGGAAGCGCACCGCGCTGGAGCGCTATCTCGCAACGATCGCGCGCCGGGAGGAGCAGGACGACTTCGACCGCCGGACTGCCACCCTCCTGCAGCGCCGACTGGAGCTGCTTCCGAAGGCTGTAGCCCTCCTGGCATCGCTTCCGCCTCTGACGAGGCAGGTAGTCCACGGCGACTACAGCGTTTGGAACATTCTGTTCCGTGACGCCGAGCTGGCCGCCGTCGTGGATTTCCGACCGCCTGAGCCGTTCCTGCCCGCCTTCGAGATCGGCCGGGCCGCTCTCAATCCTGAAACGATGACCGCCGGTCCGTGGCTGGATAAAGCTCTCGCCTTCGTCGAGGAGTACTGCCGAGCCAACCCGGATATCGCGCTCTCCGATATCCGCTTTGCCCCCCACGTGTGGGCGATTCAGCTCGTGAGGAGCGAGTATGGCGTGCGGCAACACTATTTCCGTCCGCTCGAGCAGCAGGCTGATCTCGACCGTTTCTGGTTTCAACGGTGTGAGACCGCCGAAGTGATCCTCGACAACCTCGACGAAATATCGGAGTGCTTCGTCTCCGCCTGGGAGCGCGGTCGCGGTCGAACGTGA